A window from Schistosoma haematobium chromosome 3, whole genome shotgun sequence encodes these proteins:
- the TM2D2 gene encoding TM2 domain-containing protein 2, variant 4 — protein MSGSDFRLLDDDTQFMDKYPNGLSLVDLLPFYDSIAKNEPLKLEWVCPGKIDPNVQREIIYVVRRSLPLRESELPDTIYSIQIQTCPAIYLLVGDLLRTNILSN, from the exons ATGTCAGGAAGTGATTTTCGTCTGCTTGATGATGACACTCAGTTCATGGACAAGTATCCTAATGGGCTTTCTTTAGTTGATTTGCTGCCATTTTATGACTCCATCGCTAAAAATGAACCGCTTAAATTAGAATGGGTTTGTCCAGGGAAGATCGATCCTAACGTTCAGAGGGAAA TAATTTATGTGGTTCGTCGTTCACTGCCTTTACGGGAGTCGGAACTTCCGGACACAATATACTCCATTCAAATTCAAACGTGCCCGGCTATCTATTTGTTAGTAGGAGACTTGCTACGTACGAATATCCTTTCCAATTAA
- the TM2D2 gene encoding TM2 domain-containing protein 2 (EggNog:ENOG410VDR9~COG:T~BUSCO:EOG091G0UE6) yields MYFGDCFVITSLNYVILIFPFLWISVFSNYLNIPVVENFKYSDNHSELFDESTGFSYDPMSPLVKCSYLPRHSIWCEPPLDLRSNKSQYDELKYGCLKWGGKATDSVMLTSLVCHALDNIECYGNRTFLLPDYPCLHYKGHYFVTTFIYSLLLGFFGVDRLCLGHTGTGLGKLLTLGGAGIWWIVDIVLLIRGDLGPADGSSWMPFY; encoded by the exons ATGTATTTTGGGGATTGTTTTGTAATTACGTCGCTGAATTATGTTATACTTATTTTTCCTTTTCTCTGGATATCTGTGTTTAGCAACTACCTTAACATTCCGGTTGTAGAAAACTTCAAATATTCTGATAATCATTCGGAATTATTTGATGAGTCGACCGGTTTTTCTTATGACCCCATGAGTCCTTTGGTTAAATGCTCTTATCTTCCTCGTCATTCCATTTGGTGTGAACCTCCCTTAG ATTTAAGAAGTAACAAGTCGCAATACGATGAATTGAAATACGGATGTTTAAAATGGGGCGGAAAAGCGACAGATTCGGTTATGCTCACATCACTTGTGTGTCATGCTTTGGACAATATTGAGTGCTACGGGAATCGTACCTTTTTGTTACCCGATTATCCCTGCCTTCATTACAAAGGACATTACTTTGTAACAACATTCATATACAGCTTACTACTAGGATTTTTTGGTGTTGACCGGCTATGTCTGGGTCATACTGGTACAGGCCTCGGTAAACTCCTAACGTTGGGTGGGGCCGGTATTTGGTGGATAGTGGATATCGTCCTTCTCATTCGTGGCGATTTGGGTCCAGCTGATGGGAGTTCCTGGATGCCATTTTACTAG
- the TM2D2 gene encoding TM2 domain-containing protein 2, variant 2 codes for MSGSDFRLLDDDTQFMDKYPNGLSLVDLLPFYDSIAKNEPLKLEWVCPGKIDPNVQRETTKIRTETNDNPAPKVSESLTSIVKLKEFDFDESPNQPSIPSVPLGAAAQNANLPLRRLAGTSRHPPRQPRVASMDKILNDFFKTRKEPSSPAVVTEISTSSIAPSAVHCIPSSEISQDKQEALVAELAKASVSPQVYNHPDNIPSDFTPHDNSNVRITSIDQEISASVVNICDERIMERHKLEGTDLYINNTNSSDYSAMNVSDIPFTSITVNNMSQSENETPH; via the exons ATGTCAGGAAGTGATTTTCGTCTGCTTGATGATGACACTCAGTTCATGGACAAGTATCCTAATGGGCTTTCTTTAGTTGATTTGCTGCCATTTTATGACTCCATCGCTAAAAATGAACCGCTTAAATTAGAATGGGTTTGTCCAGGGAAGATCGATCCTAACGTTCAGAGGGAAA CAACCAAAATTCGTACCGAAACAAATGATAATCCTGCCCCGAAGGTTTCAGAATCCTTAACTAGTATTGTAAAGCTAAAGGAGTTCGACTTTGATGAGTCTCCAAATCAACCATCTATTCCTTCAGTTCCACTTGGTGCTGCTGCTCAAAATGCAAACTTGCCACTTAGACGTCTAGCAGGCACTTCCAGACATCCGCCTCGTCAACCGCGTGTAGCTAGTATGGATAAAATATTAAATGACTTTTTCAAAACGCGCAAAGAGCCTTCTTCCCCTGCGGTTGTGACTGAAATATCCACTTCATCTATTGCTCCAAGTGCTGTACATTGTATTCCATCGTCTGAAATTTCCCAG GATAAACAAGAAGCCCTTGTTGCTGAACTAGCTAAAGCTTCAGTGTCACCACAAGTTTATAATCATCCAGATAATATACCTTCAGATTTCACACCACACGACAATTCTAATGTACGAATTACCTCAATTGATCAGGAGATTTCTGCTTCTGTTGTAAACATTTGTGATGAAAGAATAATGGAACGTCATAAATTAGAAGGTACAGACCTTTATATTAATAACACTAATTCTTCCGATTACTCTGCCATGAATGTTTCAGACATTCCATTCACCTCTATTACTGTAAATAATATGTCCCAAAGTGAGAATGAGACACCACATTAG
- the CCDC74A_1 gene encoding Coiled-coil domain containing (EggNog:ENOG410VCG6~COG:S) — protein sequence MSQVKIPIFNSELKITRPIKSATGYNNNSTTSLEVSINNLQTKSIDSKTSNDHYQQLHDLNLRKVTQAYSIGLKPFLPSLTKPADVMLNRQNDRHQKKSTKSLQRKRAQQNIYPF from the coding sequence ATTCAATAGCGAATTAAAAATAACTCGTCCAATAAAAAGTGCCACAGGATACAATAATAACTCAACTACATCATTGGAAGTATCCATTAATAATCTGCAAACTAAATCGATTGATTCAAAAACCTCAAATGATCATTACCAACAATTACATGATTTAAATTTAAGAAAAGTTACACAAGCTTATTCAATTGGATTAAAACCATTTCTACCATCATTAACAAAACCAGCAGATGTAATGTTGAATCGTCAAAATGATCGTCATCAAAAGAAATCTACAAAAAGCTTACAACGTAAGCGTGcacaacaaaatatttatccattttaa
- the TM2D2 gene encoding TM2 domain-containing protein 2, variant 3 — protein sequence MSGSDFRLLDDDTQFMDKYPNGLSLVDLLPFYDSIAKNEPLKLEWVCPGKIDPNVQRETTKIRTETNDNPAPKVSESLTSIVKLKEFDFDESPNQPSIPSVPLGAAAQNANLPLRRLAGTSRHPPRQPRVASMDKILNDFFKTRKEPSSPAVVTEISTSSIAPSAVHCIPSSEISQVTNIFTETNNSSNNNSEQDKQEALVAELAKASVSPQVYNHPDNIPSDFTPHDNSNVRITSIDQEISASVVNICDERIMERHKLEGTDLYINNTNSSDYSAMNVSDIPFTSITVNNMSQSENETPH from the exons ATGTCAGGAAGTGATTTTCGTCTGCTTGATGATGACACTCAGTTCATGGACAAGTATCCTAATGGGCTTTCTTTAGTTGATTTGCTGCCATTTTATGACTCCATCGCTAAAAATGAACCGCTTAAATTAGAATGGGTTTGTCCAGGGAAGATCGATCCTAACGTTCAGAGGGAAA CAACCAAAATTCGTACCGAAACAAATGATAATCCTGCCCCGAAGGTTTCAGAATCCTTAACTAGTATTGTAAAGCTAAAGGAGTTCGACTTTGATGAGTCTCCAAATCAACCATCTATTCCTTCAGTTCCACTTGGTGCTGCTGCTCAAAATGCAAACTTGCCACTTAGACGTCTAGCAGGCACTTCCAGACATCCGCCTCGTCAACCGCGTGTAGCTAGTATGGATAAAATATTAAATGACTTTTTCAAAACGCGCAAAGAGCCTTCTTCCCCTGCGGTTGTGACTGAAATATCCACTTCATCTATTGCTCCAAGTGCTGTACATTGTATTCCATCGTCTGAAATTTCCCAGGTAACTAATATTTTCACTGAGACAAACAACAGCAGCAATAATAACTCCGAACAGGATAAACAAGAAGCCCTTGTTGCTGAACTAGCTAAAGCTTCAGTGTCACCACAAGTTTATAATCATCCAGATAATATACCTTCAGATTTCACACCACACGACAATTCTAATGTACGAATTACCTCAATTGATCAGGAGATTTCTGCTTCTGTTGTAAACATTTGTGATGAAAGAATAATGGAACGTCATAAATTAGAAGGTACAGACCTTTATATTAATAACACTAATTCTTCCGATTACTCTGCCATGAATGTTTCAGACATTCCATTCACCTCTATTACTGTAAATAATATGTCCCAAAGTGAGAATGAGACACCACATTAG